One Ranitomeya variabilis isolate aRanVar5 chromosome 4, aRanVar5.hap1, whole genome shotgun sequence genomic window, tttgcagaatatacagactcgcgagattgcaagtcggtaatttcccgcctcaggtctttcagttcagtccgacacatgtcctcaacccgctgaagtccatcgacaataatggcatcagcttcatctttttgtgaagctcgcttgcgtccacgcactgattgcaaccgggcactcacacctgaagccacagtgcttctctccccagatcgtggctcgctgatgacagagacgtcttcagcgcccgtctgctgacttggttccagtggagatggctccagttcttctgcctgtctaggcgcggcgttactgcatatcgtgctgtaacccaaaaaaaaaatatataattttgttttcatttttaaacaattttgtctcgcacacagaccaatttgtacttacgagcgctgagacaatgttttttgaagaaagagcaattgctcgtaatgcacatacggggtcacccgttttgcACCTGCTCCGCTTGGTACATTTTGACTACTctggtagtcacggacaaagcggtcccttattgatttccagCGGGTATGGACCGCATCCGCTGTAAGTTTGAAaagaaggtttaaaaaaaaataatatatatatatatattagtagacagttcttatattgatagtttaaaaattgtgtatagttagttaagatagttgatatatagctagtagatagatagttgatagatagtaattATTATAGATGACAGAGAAATAGTTTAGTGTATAGGTAGTTGATAGTtcagagatagatagtagacaatttaacatcaccaatatttaccaatttttgtttttgaggttgacgacttctccatgtatcggggatcgaagtgagagataatttgatcccacaacttgcggttctttactatgtcatggtgggagctgtcgctttggtcccatattgaggggttggcttccacaaggttgatcagtgtctcgttgtgaatggtcaacggctctttgtcaaccacaatccttttttgggggggggctcgctgacttggactatgtaaacacaaaacgttatgttgaaaggttcaatttcaGTTTATTGGTagactaatagatagatagatagatagatagatagatagatagatagatagatagatagatagatagatagatacatagatagatagatagatagatagatacatagatagatacatagatagatacatagatagatagatacatagatagatagatacatagatagatagatacatagatagatacatagatagatacatagatggatagatagatagatacatagatagatagatagatacatagatagatacagcgagagagagagagagagagatagtggatagatagtttatagatatagcagacacaaaatgaatagatagattgtagataaatattggatagaaaatttctagttttatatttaccactggcagttgtggagacgacagacggcgaggaaccttcttcctcttgtgtcctccgtgtgccacaacctattgtgtatgtaaatggaaaaaaaaaaattacatttctttgatcaataaatttatgtttgcaaaacttaaaaatgtctgccatgtacctttgttggttttgcctgtttttttttggggggggcctagcagcctcgggctccgaagactcctatttgcaatagaaacatgattatacacgtgcttagcttaatacactgaatttacacacaaattttagtggttttttaaagtgcaagcctaccgactgagatgaaaaaaccgcagacacgctgctgctgctgctgctgcttccctcactatccgacatctgcaacaaagcaatacatttttagtacacacacatccgtcgtacaatacagactcccatgatgtatacagagatatctactatataattgtctagggtacttccgtctttctgtccttctgtcatggtattaattcgctgattggtctcggcagctgcctgtcatggctgccgcaaccaatcagcgacgcgcacagtcagaaaaaaaagggccgccccgcactcactgcccggcgcccccaTACACCCCtcagctcaccgctcacacagggtactgtgacaaacgacgctgtgcaatatactacgtgactgggttctgtatactacgtcgctgggtgctgtatactacttcactgtgcaatacactacgtggctctgtgatgtatactacgtcactgggcaatatactacgtagctgggcaatatactacctcactgggcaatatactacatggctgggcaatatactacgtggctgggcaatatactacgtggctgggcaatatactacgtggacatgcatattctagaatacacgatgcgttatcgggacaccatctagtatatatatatatatatatatatatatatatacaaatgtacttacatttccggTGAACTTTTGCAAGACACTTTTTCTCTGGTGTGGAGCAGGCCTCAGGATGTGCTCTGGGGACAgataatggccgaaatcctgtttcctgtcacatgaccacatggacctccctcaaacgctattaaaacgtatggttctttttggaaatttatcaagatttgcgtctggctgcgtttgccatagacatcaatggcagaattaacgcttccgtaaGTATTGCGTTAGCTTGTCCAGACCTAAaaccgctgcaagccgcgttccaaggtccgtcagaaaaaaacgttatgtgactaacgcatgccaaatttggcatgcgtcacgaggcgtcagacaatgcaagtctatgggcgcgttagtatgtgcgttatattgcgttttcactacttaaaaacgtgtccgttagacggactcacctagcgcaatgtgaacctagcctaaccaacTCCCTTTATTTGGCTCACTCTCCATTTTGATAGGTCACCAAGACGCCTGTCCTGGATGGCACACTAGCTCACATGCACAGCTAACATTTCAAAGTACGTGATAGGTTCTACTTACACTTTGTCATACACTGAGTGAATACTTTTCCTCTTTGATGTAGATACGTTTAGAATATATTAAAAATAAAGTACAGTGCTTAAAAAATGACAAATAAATGAAATAAGATTTAAAcacaagggaaaaaaaaacaatccaaAAACTGGGTTAAATACAGAACTGTCTTACAATTTCAGATCTTTACcccgaaacaaatattgtaaaagtcacagacaaatGGAGTATTCCCATCTAcgttcagctctaatcctgccatctccaccgttctcattacacaagtatacagCATattatactggtggataaaacaagactgagcacaagaccttcacagccgtctacacatcataggggagatctcatgacaccttctctccatctacctgatgatcctgaggaacattgggattttcttgtttacagtcctgtggcaaaagaggccggggacatctctctggtgttgtcctcttactggataggactggaggaaacacatacagggactgaatttattttttacatacagataattataggccgagtgtatttagtcctgtctattacctggtgatgtgaaggGCTGAAGAACCTCCATCATGATgctcttgtacagatctttgtgtccttctaaatattcccactcctccatggagaaatagactgtgacatcctgacaccttataggaacctgacaaatACAATAATTCCATTATTCCCCTGATTCCTTCAAaaagttactgtataatgtcccagcatttccAGCAGTGTTACCTCTCCAGTCAGCAACTCAattatcttgtaggcgagttctaggatcttctggtcattgatgtcctcatgtatcagggcgtGCGGTGGAGGCCCAGTGGttcggctcaggggtcttccccatccctcagacacagaggCCTGACAcctctcactagaggtcttcttcactactgtgtaatcctggttatggagagacacattaataaacctcactacagacattcccagagtcctcacttctccagttctgtccatctgttattcccatagataagtataatacaatgtgacgtcatcagaatctctcacctctccagtaagccggaagaggatctctagggtgaggtgtaatatcctctctgccatcttttccttgtctatatccatccttgatgggtcaatCAGGAAAACTCTCTTCTATAAAAAGAtccccactgagaggatccgatattgtggggccctgaatgagaagatgagccaatgtgacatcataaagatcccatgtaataaCACAATTAACACCCACTTTTTGCACTCGTGACTTAGATGTGATTGTAAAGGAGGACTTCGCTTCTCCCAATCACTTGTCCATACAACTACCACAATAGGATAAAAATGAGTTAAGCGTCCCCCACAGTCTTCTCACACATTCGCTTTCATATTAACCTGTGTTGTCTTCGATTTTAATCTGTAGTTGCTAAAAATTTTGCTTTGTACAGACCAGATTAATTTTGGTTTGATCTAATGTTATGATCGATAAGAGAGCACTTACATTTATACACTATGAGATGAATTATGTGGATGCATTAGGAATTTTTTTGAATTGTTGAGTAATTCTGGTATATCTTTTGGTGTTATAATCGTGGTTACTGTCACCTTAACCATGGCTGAACAGGGCCAGAAGGGTCAGCCATCAGTGAGCGGGGATACCATTTGTACAGATATGCGGTGAAATAATTGTCTAATATACTTTATATACTAATTGTTCCCTTTGGTCTATGAACTTAAGGGATCGTGGGGGATAATTAATATAACTattactattttattattttatagtaGTCAGTTTTTTTCTTTACATCTACTATACCTATATAtttgaggccacacacacacaacaagcCGTTTTTTCCTTGGATTCTTCAGCTGAATATGTTtcccatagactcatcttccataacggtaATTCATGTCCCATTTACCGACACTGGGAtcagcattagcaatactgcaggagatattcattacacgtgacatgagaaataactaccgtatttttcgctttataagatgcacccccaaatttggagaaaagagaaaaaaatattttttttgttaaatgggggtctgtcttataatgccagtgtctgtcttacaaatcatatatacggtatgtccctcatcctggtatctatataacccccatccatgTGCTGGCACATGGCCCCCCTGTGTTGCTGGCAGGCACATGGCTCCCCcgcgctgctggcaggcacatggcccccccagtcactatatgcccccctgtgctgctggcaggaacCTGGCCCCCatggtcagggctgccactagaaatttcggggccccatactggcaacattttcggggcccccttgagactccgcccaggttccaccccagccccgcctccacgctccacccctcgaactgtccacagtcccaccgctctctcttggaaaaactccacttctcaccaatcacacattgagggtacgtgtccaccttcaggatggccagcggttgctgcgtcggagcggcaaacccgctcagcgcggcaaacccgctcggcgctaagcccctccccctactgtgacgcgatgatgccggatgtgttaattgcacacatccgggatcatcgcaccccacacatagggccctgtgttatagcttgcggcggcgcagctgccgcaaggaacacggacatgctgcgatcttaaaagaagcgccgcatgtccggagtcgcagggccgccgggtgcgtgttaccacgcatagtggagacgggatttcataaaatcccctccactatgctggaacatctgaacgctgcgtgtttgacgctgtggccccacgcaccgtcaaacacgcagcgtttacttaacgtggacacataccctaacagttcccatcaccagatcacacatacagccggcagcttttgttttggccaaaagattttgtaagccgccaccataacacggtagactcttttggtgaggccctactctgctgtaacctattaaatatttgttaaaatatgcaaaacaatttaggtatatttttatttatttttcaatttttaaaatgaccaataatatcacataaaaaacaaataccgctacaccatgaccagatgacatattaccaccagtgatcgaataatatcacatacaaagaactaataccgctacaccatgaccagaccgcatattaccaccacagtgatcgaataatatcacatacaaagaacaaataccgctacaccatgaccagaccgcatattaccaccacagtgatcgaataatatcacatacaagggacaaataccgcaacaccatgtccagaccacatattaccaccacatagtgactgaatactacaattctgatcagtaataaaaaaaaaagcaccacactatcaccataaggccggagacacactggtgcgagatatggacgagtctcgctggttaaaagcaagctgtggcaccggcactccggagcggagcgtgcagctccatgtattgctatgcagctgcacgctccgctccggagtgcaggtgccacagcttgcttttaaccagcgagactcggccgtatctcgc contains:
- the LOC143767411 gene encoding uncharacterized protein LOC143767411, coding for MEKSSTSKTKIADAVHTRWKSIRDRFVRDYQSSQNVPSGAGAKRVTPYVHYEQLLFLQKTLSQRSTICSNAAPRQAEELEPSPLEPSQQTGAEDVSVISEPRSGERSTVASGVSARLQSVRGRKRASQKDEADAIIVDGLQRVEDMCRTELKDLRREITDLQSRESVYSANEWKLLFLSYVPVAQNIPAHRNLLFRQRLNDLLEEFVGPQEPAPSTTRSIDMPAYNPQYRARCEPSIEHQRQSSSPSYTWADNTPAQYQSL